The Andrena cerasifolii isolate SP2316 chromosome 15, iyAndCera1_principal, whole genome shotgun sequence genome includes a window with the following:
- the Csp1 gene encoding chemosensory protein 1, with protein sequence MRYYFVLLTLALATWACAEELYSDKYDYINVHEILENDKLREQYYNCFMGSAPCVTPDAKFFKKNLPEAIATKCKKCTEKQVKNFDAMAEWYAEHQPEKWDTVVAKMLESLKAPGADKK encoded by the exons ATGCGCTATTACTTCGTGTTGCTGACGCTCGCTTTAGCGACTTGGGCCTGTGCGGAGGAACTCTACTCCGACAAGTACGATTACATCAACGTGCATGAGATTCTGGAGAATGATAAATTGCGGGAGCAATACTACAATTGCTTTATGGGCTCGGCGCCCTGCGTGACCCCTGACGCCAAGTTCTTCAAAA AAAATCTGCCCGAAGCGATAGCAACCAAGTGCAAGAAATGCACCGAGAAGCAAGTGAAAAATTTCGACGCTATGGCAGAGTGGTACGCTGAACATCAGCCTGAGAAATGGGACACTGTCGTGGCGAAAATGCTGGAATCATTGAAAGCGCCGGGCGCGGATAAGAAATGA
- the Stoml2 gene encoding stomatin like 2, whose translation MLLRKYKCGMNCRFKFLARNFGILKHQPVFGFEHPLPKLAVTQHARYKSTLPFNTIIMFVPQQEAWIVERMGKFFKILQPGLNILVPVIDQIKYVQCLKELAIEIPQQSAVTSDNVTLNIDGVLYLRINDPYRASYGVEDAEFAIIQLAQTTMRSELGKISLDKVFREREGLNVCIVDSINKASEAWGVTCLRYEIRDIRLPPRVQEAMQMQVEAERKKRAAILESEGARDAEINIAEGKRLAQILASEAAKQEEINKANGAAIALVAIAEARAKSLKLVASALNITDAKNAAALSIAEQYVKAFNKLAKSNNTLILPSNVADVSSLVTQAMTIYKQVMAQPNFEGSPVKGNPRAPLRIEDADESFEYFSDKEEAEKHRESRDQNPKML comes from the exons ATGTTGCTACGAAAATATAAATGCGGGATGAACTGCCGATTTAAGTTCCTCGCCCGTAATTTCGGAATCCTGAAG CACCAGCCAGTGTTTGGATTCGAGCATCCTCTACCGAAATTGGCAGTGACGCAGCATGCCAGATACAAGTCCACTTTGCCTTTCAATACTATTATAATGTTTGTTCCGCAGCAAGAG GCATGGATCGTCGAGAGAATGGGAAAGTTCTTTAAGATCCTGCAACCAGGGTTGAACATACTTGTGCCTGTAATTGATCAGATCAAGTACGTTCAGTGTCTTAAGGAGTTAGCTATAGAAATACCGCAACAGAGCGCAGTTACTTCGG ATAACGTAACGTTAAACATCGACGGAGTGTTGTATCTGAGAATAAACGATCCCTACCGAGCTTCCTACGGTGTCGAGGACGCGGAATTCGCCATTATTCAGTTAGCTCAGACCACGATGAGGTCAGAGTTGGGAAAAATATCCTTGGACAAAGTGTTCAGGGAGAGGGAGGGTCTGAACGTTTGTATCGTCGATAGTATAAACAAGGCGAGCGAGGCTTGGGGCGTTACTTGCCTTCGATACGAGATAC GTGATATAAGATTACCGCCGAGGGTGCAGGAAGCGATGCAGATGCAAGTGGAAGCGGAGCGCAAGAAGCGAGCGGCGATTTTGGAGTCCGAAGGTGCCAGGGACGCGGAAATAAATATCGCGGAAGGGAAACGTTTGGCGCAGATTCTAGCCTCGG AGGCCGCGAAGCAGGAAGAGATAAACAAAGCCAATGGCGCAGCGATAGCTTTGGTGGCCATCGCGGAGGCGCGTGCAAAGAGTTTGAAACTCGTGGCGAGCGCTCTTAATATAACAGATGCGAAGAATGCTGCTGCGCTTAGCATAGCGGAGCAGTACGTCAAAGCGTTTAATAAGCTGGCAAAGAGCAACAATACTCTAATATTGCCCAGTAACGTGGCGGATGTGTCTTCCTTGGTAACGCAA GCAATGACGATTTACAAGCAAGTAATGGCCCAGCCAAACTTCGAGGGCAGCCCAGTGAAAGGAAACCCGCGTGCTCCGCTTAGAATCGAAGATGCGGACGAATCCTTTGAATATTTCAGCGACAAGGAGGAAGCAGAGAAGCACAGAGAAAGTAGGGATCAGAATCCAAAAATGCTGTAA
- the LOC143377083 gene encoding protein KRTCAP2 homolog → MSVNSGVSFALSSVLTVLIFSGMQIYKTWLGSSQLYTILGGYIGSVLFICILTAVGNLETTIFGKSFQQKLFPEVMFSLVVSLLASGLVHRVATTTCFLFSMIALYYINRISQATYSVPVTVATSMHTKKRK, encoded by the exons ATGT CCGTCAATAGCGGAGTATCATTTGCGTTATCGTCTGTCTTGACAGTcctcatattttctggaatgcAAATATACAAAACTTGGCTGGGGTCGTCGCAACTCTATACGATATTGGGAGGATATATCGGATCGGTATTGTTCATATGCATATTAACCGCAGTTGGAAACCTAGAAACGACGATATTTGGCAAGTCTTTTCAACAGAAACTGTTTCCTGAAG TTATGTTCTCACTGGTCGTCAGTTTACTCGCATCGGGACTGGTGCATCGCGTCGCGACCACAACTTGCTTCTTATTTTCTATGATTGCGCTGTACTATATCAACCGGATCTCTCAAGCAACATACTCCGTACCGGTGACTGTAGCAACATCGATGCACACGAAGAAAAGAAAATGA